A part of Acidimicrobiales bacterium genomic DNA contains:
- a CDS encoding cytochrome ubiquinol oxidase subunit I — protein sequence MSTLDLARLQFASTSIFHFLFVPVTIGLSFLVALLQTAWHRGGDEAHLRLTRFFGTLLVINIAVGVVTGLVQEFQFGMDWASYSRFVGDVFGAPLAMEGLAAFFLESTFLGLWLFGWNRLSKRVHLACIWAVAIGAALSAYFIMAANSWMQRPVGYSLDQAADKARLTDIWAVLTSSFQLWAYAHVILASLVTGSMVMLAVSAWHLRRRSDPELYARSAALSLWVLLPSALLAAVVGSGLGVVLGTYQPMKIAAAEALWNTEQPASFTLFQVGGWSPSDPDPSFDIEIPHLLSILATNSWDGEVVGLNQLQAQYEQEYGPGDYIPNVFVSFWAMRAMAYLATVAAALAAWGLWLLHRRTLAAARWFPRIAVAAVALPFLMNTAGWVLTEVGRQPWIVYGLQQTTDAVSPTLTTFQIALSLGVFFALYAVLAVLEAVLLTRYARRGAPEVPHDESTGAPVPAMSY from the coding sequence GATCGGGCTGTCGTTCCTGGTCGCCCTGCTGCAGACCGCCTGGCACCGGGGAGGCGACGAGGCCCACCTGCGGCTCACGCGCTTCTTCGGCACGCTGCTGGTCATCAACATCGCGGTGGGTGTCGTCACCGGGCTCGTGCAGGAGTTCCAGTTCGGCATGGACTGGGCCAGCTACTCGCGCTTCGTGGGCGACGTCTTCGGCGCGCCGCTCGCCATGGAGGGCCTGGCCGCCTTCTTCCTGGAGTCGACGTTCCTCGGCCTGTGGCTCTTCGGCTGGAACCGCCTGTCGAAGCGCGTGCACCTGGCCTGCATCTGGGCCGTCGCCATCGGTGCCGCGCTCAGCGCGTACTTCATCATGGCCGCCAACTCCTGGATGCAGCGGCCGGTGGGCTACTCGCTCGACCAGGCCGCCGACAAGGCCCGGCTCACCGACATCTGGGCGGTGCTCACCAGCAGCTTCCAGCTGTGGGCCTACGCCCACGTCATCCTCGCCTCGCTGGTCACCGGCTCGATGGTGATGCTGGCGGTGTCGGCCTGGCACCTGCGGCGGCGCTCCGACCCGGAGCTGTACGCCCGCTCGGCCGCCCTCTCCCTCTGGGTGCTGCTGCCCTCGGCCCTGCTGGCGGCCGTGGTGGGAAGCGGGCTGGGGGTGGTCCTCGGCACGTACCAGCCCATGAAGATCGCAGCCGCCGAGGCCCTGTGGAACACCGAGCAGCCGGCCTCGTTCACCCTCTTCCAGGTCGGCGGCTGGTCACCGAGCGACCCCGACCCGTCGTTCGACATCGAGATCCCGCACCTGCTGTCGATCCTCGCCACCAACTCCTGGGACGGCGAGGTCGTCGGCCTGAACCAGCTGCAGGCCCAGTACGAGCAGGAGTACGGGCCCGGCGACTACATCCCCAACGTGTTCGTCTCGTTCTGGGCCATGCGCGCGATGGCCTACCTCGCCACGGTCGCAGCCGCTCTGGCCGCGTGGGGGCTGTGGCTGCTCCACCGGCGCACCCTCGCCGCCGCACGCTGGTTCCCCCGGATCGCGGTGGCGGCCGTGGCCCTGCCCTTCCTCATGAACACCGCGGGCTGGGTGCTCACCGAGGTCGGGCGGCAGCCCTGGATCGTGTACGGGCTGCAGCAGACCACCGACGCGGTGTCGCCCACGCTCACCACGTTCCAGATCGCCCTCAGCCTCGGCGTGTTCTTCGCGCTCTACGCGGTGCTCGCCGTGCTCGAGGCCGTCCTCCTCACCCGGTACGCGCGC